GCTATCATCACTGTTTCTTTTTACCGGTGCTACAGAGATATCTAGATCCAGTACCGTATTAAAAACAGAAAGTTGCTTATTCATAACTTCCAATGCATTTGTAAATGCTTCAACCGGACCGATCTGACCATCTGTTTCGATATCGAATGTGATCTTTTCAAAATTAGGATTGTCCTCTACAAGTACAGGATCAATCTTATAATTCGCTTTTCTTACCGGAGTAAAGAAAGCATCAAGTGCAATGCTGTCACTTTCAACATCATCTCTAAGGTCTTCACTTGGTACATAACCAATACCTTTTGAGATCACTACTGTAAAGTTAAGCTCCGCATCTTCATTCAATGTTGCAAGCGGCAGATCACCGTTCACCACTTCGATTTGATCATTGTTCAGGTCTTGCGCTGTCACTTCTTTGTGCCCAGAAAAACTGTATTTTAATTCAACTCTGTCACTCTCGTCTTTAATTTTCAAACGAATGTTCTTGAGGTTGATAATAAATACAGCAACATCTTCGTGCATACCTCTGATGTTATCGAACTCATGTGCAGCACCTTCGATCTTGATCGAAATAGGTGCATAACCGATAGAAGAACCTAAGATCAGTCTTCTTAGTGGATGTGCAAGTGTAACAGCATAACCGCTCTCAAAAGGATAAGCAACGATCTCAGCACGATTTGCACTGATCTCATTTACTTCTACTTCCGTTGGCATAAATGGTGCAATTTTAATTTTTCTCATTAATAGCCTTTACTTATGTATGTATTATTTAGAGTATAGCTCAACGATTAGACGCTCTTCCACTGGGATTGCGATCTCTTCTCTCTCCGGAATTCTTGTGAATAGACCAAAAAGTTTTTCTTTGTCCATATCAACCCAATCAACCATACCTGTTTGATTAGTCAGTTCGATTGATCTAAGGATCTGAGGATTCGTTTTACTTTTCTCTCTGATCTCGATTTTTTGACCTGCTTTTACTCTAAAAGAAGGGATATCTACTCTTTTCCCATCCACCAATACATGTCCGTGGTTTACGAATTGTCTTGCTGACGCTCTAGTTGTAGCGAATCCCATTCTGTAAACAACATTATCAAGTCTTTGCTCAAGAAGTTGGATAAGGATAGAACCTGTGTTCCCTTCTTTAGCGTTTGCTTCTTTATAAAGTGCTCTAAATTGTTTTTCACTTACACCATACATAAATTTAGCTTTTTGCTTCTCTTGAAGTTGAAGACCGTATTCACTGATCTTTGCTCTTCTTTGTCCATGTTGTCCTGGTGCATATGGTCTTTTTTCCAATGCACTTTTACCAGCGAGTCTTCTCTCACCTTTTAACCCAAGATCAACACCAAGTCTTCTTTCTAGTCTTTCAACTGGACCTCTATATCTTGCCATGCTTATACCCTTCTCTTCTTAGGTGGTCTACAACCATTATGTGGAAGTGGTGTAATATCTTTTAAGAATGTTACACGAATACCTTCTGTTGCACCAATTGCTTTCACTGCAGTATCTCTACCTGAACCAGGACCCTGAACTTTGATCCCCACTTCTTTGATACCGTTCTCCATTGCTTTTGCCATTGCATCCGCTACAGCTTCAGTAGCAGCAAAAGGAGTTGATTTTTTGCTACCTTTGAAACCTAGTGCACCTGCACTGCTCCAAGAGATAACATTTCCCATTTCGTCAGTCACTGTAATCACAGTGTTATTGAAAGTTGCAGCTACGTACACTACACCTTTAGCAATACTTTTTTTTGCTTTTTTCTTAGCCATCTAACCTACTCCTTATGCCGCACCGACAGTTTTACGCTTACCTTTACGAGTACGCGCATTTGTCTTTGTTTTTTGTCCACGCACAGGCAGACCTCTTCTGTGTCTAAGACCTCTATATGAACCTAGATCCATAAGTGCTTTGATATCTAAAGTCACTTTTTTTCTAAGATCACCTTCAACCATAACATTTTCTTGAATATCATTACGGATCGTTGCTGCTTCAGCATCTGTAAGTTCATGTACTCTTTTGTTATAATCAACACCTGTTCTGTCAAGAATTTTTCTTGAA
The sequence above is drawn from the Sulfurovum sp. TSL1 genome and encodes:
- a CDS encoding DNA-directed RNA polymerase subunit alpha, coding for MRKIKIAPFMPTEVEVNEISANRAEIVAYPFESGYAVTLAHPLRRLILGSSIGYAPISIKIEGAAHEFDNIRGMHEDVAVFIINLKNIRLKIKDESDRVELKYSFSGHKEVTAQDLNNDQIEVVNGDLPLATLNEDAELNFTVVISKGIGYVPSEDLRDDVESDSIALDAFFTPVRKANYKIDPVLVEDNPNFEKITFDIETDGQIGPVEAFTNALEVMNKQLSVFNTVLDLDISVAPVKRNSDDSELKPFMQTVDSLGLSARSFNSLDRAGLKFLGELVLMSENEIKNIKNLGKKSLDEISECLVEHGFGPDFELSDVTRVNLVKKIEQLKA
- the rpsD gene encoding 30S ribosomal protein S4 encodes the protein MARYRGPVERLERRLGVDLGLKGERRLAGKSALEKRPYAPGQHGQRRAKISEYGLQLQEKQKAKFMYGVSEKQFRALYKEANAKEGNTGSILIQLLEQRLDNVVYRMGFATTRASARQFVNHGHVLVDGKRVDIPSFRVKAGQKIEIREKSKTNPQILRSIELTNQTGMVDWVDMDKEKLFGLFTRIPEREEIAIPVEERLIVELYSK
- the rpsK gene encoding 30S ribosomal protein S11 → MAKKKAKKSIAKGVVYVAATFNNTVITVTDEMGNVISWSSAGALGFKGSKKSTPFAATEAVADAMAKAMENGIKEVGIKVQGPGSGRDTAVKAIGATEGIRVTFLKDITPLPHNGCRPPKKRRV
- the rpsM gene encoding 30S ribosomal protein S13 is translated as MARIAGVDLPQKKRMEYALTYIYGIGLTTSRKILDRTGVDYNKRVHELTDAEAATIRNDIQENVMVEGDLRKKVTLDIKALMDLGSYRGLRHRRGLPVRGQKTKTNARTRKGKRKTVGAA